TTAGGTATAGGGTATTAcagaaaatgtgaaattttaaactattaaatattatgtttggttttttatttgaaaaattataaaaatgacattatgtgataagatttgaatttatagggaccaaattgtaaatattttaaatatgaaatttcttCTATCgaaataacatgaaatagaCCCGATCTATCTCTTAAGCATTGACATGTGAAAAACATCATGTATTCTCTGTAACTCTGCCAGTAATGCCAACTAATACGCAAATGGTCCAACCCTTTCGATGATTTCATACGGTCTGATAAATCGAGGACTCAAATTTCCCTTTTGACCGAATCGTAGTACTTTCttccacaaaaaaaaatttatgaagacTTTATTGCCCACAGCAAACTTGATATCTCGACGTTTTAGATCTGCGTATGATTTATGCCTatcaaaagttgttttcaaaCTATCTCTGATCACCTTAACAATATCTTCTGTTTCCTAGATCAATTTTGGCCCAATAACCTTTCTTTCACACAAATCCCACCAACAAACAAGTGTTTGACACCTTTGACCATATAATGTTTTATACAGAGTCATTTGAATGTtcgattgaaaactattattaaacACAAATTCAATCAACGATAAATAACGTTCCCAGCTtgcttcaaaattaattatgcaGGCTCAAATCATATCCTCCAAAATCTAAATAACTCGCTCTGATTTTCCATCCATTTACGGGTGAAAAGCAatgctaaaatttaattttgtaccTAAAGATTCGTGCAATTATTTCCAGAATCTTGAAGTGAATCGAGGATCCCGATCAGAAATAATTGAAATAGGTACGCCGTGCAATCTGACTATTTCTCGAATGTATACCTTAGCTAGCTTCAGGAGTGACCAATCTGTTCTGACTGTAAGAAAGTGGGTTGATTCCGTAAATCGATCAACTATCACCCAAATGACATTTCTTTTGCTTGGAGACCACGGTAACCTTATCACAAAATTTATCGTTATgcattcccatttccattcaggaatCGAGATATGCTGAAGAAGTCCAGTGGGTACCTAATATTCCACTTTAACTCACTGACAAGTCAAACATTTGGCAACGAACTCTCTCTTTTCATACCGGGCCACAAATACATTTTCCGTAAGTCACAATACATTTTCGTTCCACCAAGGAGTATACCAAAAAGGCTATCATAGgcttcaaaaattattaaatcttttaaatcgACAACATCTGGAACACAAATTCGATTACGAAACCTCAAACAACCATGATCATCAATATGGAAGTTTTCTATCGTGCCACGCTAagccattttatttttcccagACAACTTGGTATCAACAAGCTGCACCTCTTTGATTTGCTCGAACAACACTGGTTTGATTTTCAACCCAGCCAATTAGCTACCATCACTGCTAATACTGAGTTGAGTGAACATCACCTGCAACTCAACTATTGCGTTTATGCTCAACACGTAAGCTACGACGTTAGATTTACCAGGGTGATAATAAAAAAggcaatcataatcttttaaaattttgatccaACAACactatctcaaattcaaatcctttTGGGTTAGGAGGTATTTAAGACTTCTATGATCGGTGTAAATAtaacacttttcaccatacaaatagtgCCTCCAAAAGCCAAAACAACAACGACTAGCTCTAAATCGTGTATCAGATAGTTGCGtttatgcatttttagttgGTGGGACACATACGCAATTACTTTTCTATCTTACAACAAAATACAGCCTAAACCACTCAAGGAAGAATCGCTATAAACCACAAATCTTTCCCCGATTCAGGCAAATTTAAGATCACCTCttcatttaacattaatttcatctttttgaAACTCTCATGACACTGTTCATTCCACATAAATTGCACATTCTTTTGTAGTAGTTTTGTCATTAATATAACTATATTCAAAAAACCATTTACAAATATTCAGTAGTAACCAGCCAAACCAAGGAAACTATGGACCTCTAACACATTTCACAGTGCTTTCCACTGTAAAGTAGCCTTAATCTTtttcggatcaactcgaatccCATCTGTGAAAATGACATGCCTTAGAAATACAACTTCAGGTAtctagaactcacatttactaagcTTCCCGTACAGTTGTTTCTTTATCAAGTCTTGCAAAATAATTCTAAGATGTTGCTCGTGTTCAACCTCTAAgtttgaataaatcaaaatgtcatTGATAAATACTACCATGAACTGATCCAAGTAGGGTTGGAAAATTCagttcatgagatccatgaatGTTGCAGGAGCATTTGTTAGACTAAAAGACATTACTAAAAGTTCATAGTGGCCAAAACGCGTACGAAACATCATTTTAGGTACGTCACTAACTTTTACTTTCATCTGATAGTAACCCGATCTCAAGTCAATCTGAGAAAAGACTAAAGCTCCTTTCAACTAATCGAATAAGTCATTGATACAAGGTAAGGGATACCGATTCTCAATCGCCAGCTTATTTAGTTGTCGATAGTCTATGCAAACTCGCATTGAactatctttctttttaatgaaCAAAACTAGAGCTCCCCAAGGCGATATACTTGGGCATAAAAAGTCGCGGTCCAGTAAATCTCACGACTaaactttcaattcttttagaTTTATCGATGCCATATGATAAGAGGTAATTGATACTGGTGTCGTGCCAGGAAACACTTCGATTGCAAATTCCACTTCCTGATCTAGTGGTAATCTTGGCAATTCCTCGAGAAATACATCAGGAAATTCACACACAATCTAAATCTTACTCAATTGGTTATCGTCAGTGTTCGAATTCATAACATAAGCTAGAAAAAATTCACAACCTTGATTCATAAGTTTATTAACTCAAATAGACAAAATGATCCGAGTTGATCCACTTGTTCTGACGCCATTAACTTTTATGATCTCACCATTCGGGCCCTGAACAGAAAAATTTTTCTTACGACAATCCAAAATCACTCCATGCTCGATTAACCAATCCATATCGaagatcaaatcaaaatcgTCGAAAGGCATAATCAATAAATCTACCAAAAATGTTAAGCTTTGAATTTCTAACAGGCAACGCCTACAAACTTGATTAACTAACGCTGTCAACCAAAGGACTTGATATAGACATGGCTACTTTCGACATTTCAAGTCTCAAATTCCCAGATTTAACCAGATCAACATTAATATACGAATGAGAGGAAccagggtcaatcaaagcataaaCAGGTGCAAAGAATAGTAGAAATATTGTTGATTATAAAACGAAATTCAACCCCACTCTAACAAATCATCAAATTCCTTTATCTTCAATTCTACCAATTGTGTTCTGAGTTCGTCATGCAACCCACGCAAAAAAACATTTACAACTCTTCTCTTTCGTCGCTATAAGCTCTAAAATATATTTGCTAAGTCGCAGATATTCTTGCTCATAATCTACCACAGATAGTTCACTTGTTTCAGTAGAAGAAATTCTTGTTTTCAATCCTCTAAGTATAGTTCCCCGACATACTTTTTCTGGAATTCTTACTAGAACATTTCTCAATCAATAGAACCAGCAAGAATGTGACGCGTAACAGTTTGCCACCAAGTATAAGCTTCACTTTGTAACAAAGAAACAACTCAAGTAACACTCTCACGGGAATTACACCCTAGTTATTGAAGTACTCGGGTTATTGATTCTAGCCACGTCTCGCCCGTTGATGGATCAACCCTTTTAACTCCTAGAAATTCAGTAACACTATACCTCCGCAACTCTTTAATTGGAGCCCGTCGAACAACAGGCACAAGTACTACCGTAGGACTAGCTCCAGCCATTCTCTGAAGAACATCAGCTATAGCATGAAGTATGTTTGCATCGCCTTGCCCCTCGTTACCGCCTCTATCAACCCTAGGTTGTTGAGCACCAGTTGAATCTACGCTAGGTGCTACAAATTTGACCCTATTTCTATTCTTAGTAGAGTGATTGTGTCACGTGATTAcatgcaagtgtacacagtcgtacAAGTAACAAGTAGTAAGTAAagagttattgtctccacaaGTACTGTTGTATAAACTAATTACaaagttaattataaaacaatttggTAGAAAAtgagtaaagaaaaatattgttgatgagagttgaaaataatgttaaggATGTAGTCAGATTTCAGATacccacaaaataaaaaaacataccttGTAGAAAAACAATCGCAGCAGAAAGATTAAACACAagatttaataaaacataacatGAATAGACTAGAACAAGTAtttcacttaacaaaagttcaTTGGCAATCATAAAAGGAATATCACAAAGGATCGTGACAatatgaaaaatcattaaaccaaattttaattaaggcATATGCTTCTCTCAAAGTCTTATTATGTCCCTAAGTTATTCTGCATATGCCTATGTTAAAACTAACCTAGAAATCACCCTTTCTAGCATTTATACAGTTTATGCATATAACAATCATCTTTCGATATCGACAGGATATGCACCATTTaggtcttttgtctattaactATTACCTCTTCTcagattaaacaattaattcattaaCCTACAAATGTTGACCATACATTTACAAGTATTGATATGAATTAAacctaaatgaatgaaataaccatttgcataaaatattcataatacaaAAACCAATTAATCTTATTTATAGTTCCAATATCGATGAAGAAGCATTTgagaatcaaattgatagaatttaaaaatatggatggttaaatttgttgaattatttagaattaaaaccaaattaatagAATGTATAAGTGTTGAGGATTAAATGGttattatacaaattaaaaaaatcattttcagaTGTGCTTTAGATTTCACTACTACAACAGTTAGAAACATCGTTCAAGTCCACTATCCCGGAGACTCGAACGAAAATGGCATCAAAACTTGCATTTCTGCACATAAATGGCGCCTGGCTTCAATATCCGGAGCTCCAACACTCTAATTCACGGCTTTTccccaaaaaaatcaattcaatctcAGGGCTTAGCGGTTCATTTTCCGAAGACTCATCTTCATCATTGTTGTTGTCAAGGTTGCTACCTCTTAAAAGAACCCAAACTTTTCTCTCTCCTAAATGGTTGGACAAAAACCCTGATGCTACCCGAACCCTTATTGTCAAATCTCAGTTGAACTGCCCTCTCATTTCTCCTAACGATCAATGGGGAACCTGGACTGCTCTCTTCGCTACCGGTGCCTTCGGCTTATGgtaatctctctctctctgaaatttctaaaagaaattaatttttggagGCAATgggttttttatattattttcttcagAATAGTTTGTGGGTATTAAAGATGATTATTCGATAAATTGAACTTGAAGGTCAGAGAACACAAAGGCTGGAAGTGCATTGAGTGGTGCGCTAGTGAGTACTTTGATTGGTCTTGCTGCTAGTAACTTGGGGATAATTTCTTCTGAAGCTAAAGTCTACTCAATAGTAAAGGAGTTTTTGCTCCCATTGGCTGTTCCATTGTTGTTGTTTCGAGCAGATTTGCGACGTGTGATTAAGTCAACAGGGAAGCTTCTTCTTGCTTTCTTGCTGGGATCAGGTAATTCCGCTCCCTCCAGTCTTGATGGCCATTTCAATTTATCGGTTGGTTTGACTTGTTTTCAGGGTCATGATTTTGGGTTAGCAGGTTTCTCTGCAATTCTTTGCAGTCAAACCCTGATATTAGGAATTGTAACtcttactttaatttgatcaattttagtcttgacCAAAATGGTAATAGTTAAAtatgttgattaaattttgctattagtacTATATTATGCCTAAAGTTATAGATTTTGTCCATCTACTCTAATTGGATCATTCttacttgttatttttttaaaatttcgaaaTTTCAGTCCTAATGCAAATGATAGTTGTTAAATCCATTAACTGATTCTTTTCCGAGTAATACGTGTAAATAATAAGCTGACATGGCATTACACATGCAataatatgtttgatatattaaattttaaaaataactgaacttaatgaatttaatagttaccATTTgattagaactaaaattttcgaattctaaaagtatagggaccgaaaatgactaaattaaagtacatatactaaatccacaacttatgCAAAGTACAAAGTCTGATAGCAGAATTTCATCATTCTTTGCTAGCGATTTAACCCCCTTATTTTTGCCAAACAGTGGCGACAACAGTTGGAACAGCACTGGCGTATCTGATAGTGCCGATGAGAGCACTTGGTCAAGATAGTTGGAAGATAGCTGCTGCCCTCATGGGTAGGCATATTGGCGGAGGTAATTTATTCATTCACTTCCTACAAGCCTATTCTATGTTTGTATTTGATCGGTTAAAGTCCCATGGAGGCCATTGTACTAGaaattagattgcattttgtctactctactcaaaaaatgtgCAAATGAGTCCCCATATGTTATatcaaagaacaaattggtctttctcttaaaaatttcatccagtTTTATAGTTAAAAACTACTCCCTATACATCAACATGAGGTACATGTGACACGTCACTTGTCACTATCTGGATATTCCATCAGCCACGCCAGTTTTTAGTCgtacaaatggatgaaaattttaacaaaaaggaccAATTTACTTATTGATTTAATGCATAGGGACTAATTTGGACATTTTTTGTGTGGAGGGAACAAAATACAATCTTCCTCTTACTTGTCTAATCCCATTCCTGTTTCCTTGTCTACATCAACTGATCAAGTTACTTTGCTGATGTTGTTCAGCTGTCAATTATGTTGCCATTTCAAATGCCCTTGAAACTTCTGAATCTGTTTTAGCTGCTGGACTAGCTGCAGACAATGTTATCTGTGCAGTGTATTTTACAACACTGTTTGCCTTGGCTTCGAAAGTACCTGCCGAGACTTCAACATCACCTGAAGGTCTGCAATGCTTCTCAGTTTGTATCATTTCATAGACTTGCAATCTCTTCATCTTCATTACGAAAATGTATGAGCTACATCAAATGTGACTGCTTAAGTTTGTAGAATAATGTGGTattgtttcaaaatttgtatAATCTGATTAAAGTTGTTTAGACTTGAGCCAGATGTTGCAATGGGTGAGGGATCTAAATCCGATGGCAAACTTCCTGTCCTAAAGATAGCAACAGCTCTTGCAGTATCTTTTGCCATCTGCAAACTTGGTGCGTATCTTACCAAATACTTTGGCATTCCGGGAGGTATCCTGCCTGCAGTTACAGCAATTGTTGTTATTCTGGCAACTGTATTTCCTACCCAGTTTGGTCATCTTGCACCATCTGGGGAGGCTATGGCTCTAATTTTGATGCAGGTAACCAATCATTGTACAAAGCACTGATTCTTGTTGGTGTATGTTCAATTTTGGGAAtgatatatgtgtgtgtgtgtgtgtgtgtgtgttttatgTAGGTGTTTTTCACTGTGGTGGGTGCAAGTGGAAACATATGGAGTGTCATCAGAACAGCACCCAGTATATTCATGTTTGCTCTGGTTCAGATTTCCATCCATTTGGCATTGATTCTGGGACTAGGGAAGCTATTTAAGTTCGACCTAAAGCTCTTGCTTATAGCATCAAATGCCAATGTTGGAGGTCCTACAACGGCATCCGGAATGGCTACGGCCAAAGGGTGGAGTTCTATGATTATTCCTGGTATTCTTGCTGGCATTTTTGGCATTGCCATTGCTACTTTTGTCGGATATGGCTTTGGAGTAAATGTGCTGAAATACATGTAAAACCTTCAATTAACTAATGCCGCAGAGTTGGGCTTGCTCATGTAACCTAAgtaaacttgaaaacaataaaagcaGATGAAGGGCAATTTGGAACATTACTATTGGCCGAAGGAGCTGAAAGGTCTATTTGCTTTGCGATCCATAGTAGTTGGTATGACGGTGGATAGTGCAAATTGAGACATTGTTGGATATTCGATATATTTTTGGGCAAATTACAccattaatcattaaattatggGTAAGTTTTCGTTTTCGgtcatttaactaaaaaaatatacaatttgatcaccaaattattaaaaagttttaatttaagttattgaGCTATTcgaagtttttatttaagtcggTGGGctgttcaaatttttttaatctagtgacttaaataaaaatttttgagcAGCTtgatgacttaaatgaaaactttcgaatagtttaagtaaccaaaataaaaacttatttatagtttaatgactaatgatataatttactctcgtttttgttttactaattttgatcatatttaaatttagatagtTTAACtgttatatattaattttagatatcctttgttcgatttttatttttattttgtagataACGGATTTGAAGTCGAATGTTCataatatgaattcactttaCTTTTGCGgtaatatattcatatttaaatatttgaaaatgaactTATTTACTTTAGATTTAGTATCtgattgataatttatttaatttagatttgaataatactattctaatttaaagtaaataataaaagaacataGATTTCAAAGTAAATttgtaaattcaaatttaaataacaacGTTGAAATTTAGCAcaaataattcacaatttaaatcTTGTATAAATTGCTAATAAGATCTTGGTTAAATGGTAAAGTTGAGGTCTTAAAAACTTTAAACCCAAGTTCGAGTCTTATTTGTGTAAATATGTGGATTCTTCTCTCGAGTTTGAGTCCTACATGTATAAATGTATGGACTTTCATCTATATTTATTCTAATTAGTTCGCAATCTTTTGTTATCTTTATCTTCCTTTGCCTTTTTAGGTGTTGTTTGATAACgaaaaaaattaagtgttgaATTTATAGTACTAAATTTtagaagtattaaatttatttttgaaaattgttcGGTAAGTTagtaaaaattaagtattaaatataattatattgtttgataaaagtaaatatcaattttaaaatattatttatttcacaattttaatcttactaatataataacttatattattttggatatttttggataaaagttaaatatgttaatttgaatatcacattttcaaaaaaagatattatttcaaatatggtattcttttaataaaataaaattgtaaca
The window above is part of the Gossypium raimondii isolate GPD5lz chromosome 9, ASM2569854v1, whole genome shotgun sequence genome. Proteins encoded here:
- the LOC105798567 gene encoding uncharacterized protein LOC105798567 produces the protein MASKLAFLHINGAWLQYPELQHSNSRLFPKKINSISGLSGSFSEDSSSSLLLSRLLPLKRTQTFLSPKWLDKNPDATRTLIVKSQLNCPLISPNDQWGTWTALFATGAFGLWSENTKAGSALSGALVSTLIGLAASNLGIISSEAKVYSIVKEFLLPLAVPLLLFRADLRRVIKSTGKLLLAFLLGSVATTVGTALAYLIVPMRALGQDSWKIAAALMGRHIGGAVNYVAISNALETSESVLAAGLAADNVICAVYFTTLFALASKVPAETSTSPEDVAMGEGSKSDGKLPVLKIATALAVSFAICKLGAYLTKYFGIPGGILPAVTAIVVILATVFPTQFGHLAPSGEAMALILMQVFFTVVGASGNIWSVIRTAPSIFMFALVQISIHLALILGLGKLFKFDLKLLLIASNANVGGPTTASGMATAKGWSSMIIPGILAGIFGIAIATFVGYGFGVNVLKYM